A window of Citrus sinensis cultivar Valencia sweet orange chromosome 7, DVS_A1.0, whole genome shotgun sequence contains these coding sequences:
- the LOC102625392 gene encoding protein WALLS ARE THIN 1-like isoform X1, producing the protein MCMVPERAKLHLAMTIFQFGYAGNHVIMRTALNMGVSKLVFPLYRNIIAVIVLVPFAYFLEKKDRPTLTYSFLLQFFLLGLVGITLNQGSYIFGLDNTSPIFASAVENAVPAVTFIMAVLLRIEQIHLTRKDGIAKVLGTLISVGGASVITLYKGPIVYRPNSALDQSQSQMLLLGDTKEKNWTLGCICLIGHCLFWSSWIVLQSPVLKKYPARLSVVSYSCFFSLMQFSAIGAYFERDSAAWQFHSGWEIFCVFYSGLVASAMSFAVQIWVIDRGGPMFVSAYLPVQTMLVAIMATIALGEEFYLGGVIGASLIIAGLYLVVLGKDEESKYNTEKAMITVSENTWAAKSSVVQPLLPTINES; encoded by the exons ATGTGTATGGTGCCTGAACGAGCAAAGCTGCACTTGGCCATgacaatttttcaatttggttATGCGGGAAACCATGTTATCATGAGAACTGCACTAAATATGGGCGTAAGCAAGCTTGTTTTTCCACTTTACAGGAACATCATAGCTGTGATTGTGCTCGTGCCCTTTGCCTATTTCTTAGAGAA AAAAGACAGGCCAACGCTAACCTATTCTTTTCTGTTACAGTTTTTCCTCCTTGGACTTGTTGG aATAACATTGAATCAAGGATCATACATATTTGGTCTGGATAACACCTCACCGATATTTGCTTCTGCAGTAGAGAACGCTGTACCTGCTGTGACCTTTATCATGGCTGTCCTACTCAG AATAGAGCAGATACACTTGACCAGGAAAGATGGAATAGCCAAGGTTCTTGGAACTCTTATTTCTGTTGGCGGGGCTTCAGTCATTACCTTGTACAAGGGGCCAATTGTTTACAGGCCAAATTCAGCTTTAGATCAGTCACAGTCACAAATGTTGTTGTTGGGAGAtaccaaagaaaagaactgGACCTTAGGCTGCATCTGTCTTATTGGCCACTGCCTGTTTTGGTCCAGTTGGATCGTGTTGCAATCACCTGTTCTGAAGAAATACCCAGCTCGGCTCTCCGTCGTCTCATATAGTTGCTTTTTCAGTTTAATGCAGTTTTCGGCCATTGGAGCATACTTTGAGAGAGATTCAGCAGCTTGGCAATTTCACTCTGGCTGGGAAATCTTCTGTGTTTTCTATTCG GGTTTGGTGGCTTCAGCAATGTCATTTGCAGTGCAGATATGGGTCATTGACAGGGGAGGTCCCATGTTTGTATCAGCATATTTACCTGTGCAAACCATGCTCGTTGCCATTATGGCCACCATTGCTTTAGGAGAAGAATTTTACTTGGGAGG GGTCATTGGAGCATCGTTGATCATAGCTGGACTGTATCTGGTTGTTCTTggaaaagatgaagaaagtAAATATAACACAGAAAAGGCCATGATTACCGTATCTGAGAACACTTGGGCGGCTAAATCCTCTGTAGTCCAGCCATTACTTCCCACCATTAATGAATCCTGA
- the LOC102625392 gene encoding protein WALLS ARE THIN 1-like isoform X2 yields the protein MCMVPERAKLHLAMTIFQFGYAGNHVIMRTALNMGVSKLVFPLYRNIIAVIVLVPFAYFLEKITLNQGSYIFGLDNTSPIFASAVENAVPAVTFIMAVLLRIEQIHLTRKDGIAKVLGTLISVGGASVITLYKGPIVYRPNSALDQSQSQMLLLGDTKEKNWTLGCICLIGHCLFWSSWIVLQSPVLKKYPARLSVVSYSCFFSLMQFSAIGAYFERDSAAWQFHSGWEIFCVFYSGLVASAMSFAVQIWVIDRGGPMFVSAYLPVQTMLVAIMATIALGEEFYLGGVIGASLIIAGLYLVVLGKDEESKYNTEKAMITVSENTWAAKSSVVQPLLPTINES from the exons ATGTGTATGGTGCCTGAACGAGCAAAGCTGCACTTGGCCATgacaatttttcaatttggttATGCGGGAAACCATGTTATCATGAGAACTGCACTAAATATGGGCGTAAGCAAGCTTGTTTTTCCACTTTACAGGAACATCATAGCTGTGATTGTGCTCGTGCCCTTTGCCTATTTCTTAGAGAA aATAACATTGAATCAAGGATCATACATATTTGGTCTGGATAACACCTCACCGATATTTGCTTCTGCAGTAGAGAACGCTGTACCTGCTGTGACCTTTATCATGGCTGTCCTACTCAG AATAGAGCAGATACACTTGACCAGGAAAGATGGAATAGCCAAGGTTCTTGGAACTCTTATTTCTGTTGGCGGGGCTTCAGTCATTACCTTGTACAAGGGGCCAATTGTTTACAGGCCAAATTCAGCTTTAGATCAGTCACAGTCACAAATGTTGTTGTTGGGAGAtaccaaagaaaagaactgGACCTTAGGCTGCATCTGTCTTATTGGCCACTGCCTGTTTTGGTCCAGTTGGATCGTGTTGCAATCACCTGTTCTGAAGAAATACCCAGCTCGGCTCTCCGTCGTCTCATATAGTTGCTTTTTCAGTTTAATGCAGTTTTCGGCCATTGGAGCATACTTTGAGAGAGATTCAGCAGCTTGGCAATTTCACTCTGGCTGGGAAATCTTCTGTGTTTTCTATTCG GGTTTGGTGGCTTCAGCAATGTCATTTGCAGTGCAGATATGGGTCATTGACAGGGGAGGTCCCATGTTTGTATCAGCATATTTACCTGTGCAAACCATGCTCGTTGCCATTATGGCCACCATTGCTTTAGGAGAAGAATTTTACTTGGGAGG GGTCATTGGAGCATCGTTGATCATAGCTGGACTGTATCTGGTTGTTCTTggaaaagatgaagaaagtAAATATAACACAGAAAAGGCCATGATTACCGTATCTGAGAACACTTGGGCGGCTAAATCCTCTGTAGTCCAGCCATTACTTCCCACCATTAATGAATCCTGA